The following are encoded together in the Coriobacteriia bacterium genome:
- a CDS encoding PFL family protein, translating into MLRISPEEIAETLVMVQQQHLDIRTVTLGISIAECSADTAEEMSRRLYERVTRAAERLVPVCEAIEREYGIPIRNKRISVSPVASVAGRCACDDLTPVARAMDRAAAAVGVDFIGGFSALVQKGVGHADDALIRSIPAALASTERVCSSVNVASTRAGINMDAIARMAHTIKETAALTAEADSIGCAKLVVFANMVEDNPFMAGAVHGAGEADVVVNVGISGPGVVRAVVAAMPETADLTAVAEAIKATSFKITRAGELVAREAARRLGVAMGIVDLSLAPTPAEGDSVADILEAMGVERCGAPGTTTALALLNDAVKKGGAMGTSSIGGLSGAFIPVSEDAGMVRAVACGALNLEKLEAMTAVCSVGLDMIAIPGDTPAETIAGIISDACAIGVINNKTTAARLIPVAGKKAGDHASWGGLLGAAPVMDVSAWSSAKLIARGGRMPAPLGSLRN; encoded by the coding sequence ATGCTCCGCATCAGTCCGGAGGAGATCGCCGAAACGCTCGTCATGGTGCAGCAGCAGCACCTCGACATCCGCACGGTCACGCTCGGCATCTCCATCGCCGAGTGCTCGGCCGACACCGCCGAAGAGATGAGCCGCCGACTGTACGAGCGCGTCACGCGCGCGGCCGAGCGGCTGGTGCCGGTGTGCGAGGCGATCGAGCGCGAGTACGGCATCCCCATCCGCAACAAGCGCATCTCGGTGAGCCCGGTGGCCTCGGTGGCCGGCCGCTGTGCGTGCGACGACCTCACGCCGGTGGCCCGTGCGATGGACCGCGCGGCAGCCGCAGTGGGCGTGGACTTCATCGGCGGCTTCTCGGCGCTCGTGCAAAAGGGCGTCGGCCACGCCGACGACGCGCTCATCCGCTCGATCCCCGCTGCGCTCGCCTCCACCGAGCGCGTGTGCTCTTCGGTGAACGTCGCTTCCACGCGTGCGGGCATCAACATGGACGCCATCGCGCGCATGGCGCACACCATCAAGGAGACCGCTGCGCTCACCGCCGAGGCGGACAGCATCGGCTGCGCCAAGCTCGTGGTGTTCGCGAACATGGTGGAGGACAACCCGTTCATGGCCGGTGCCGTTCATGGTGCCGGCGAGGCGGACGTGGTGGTGAACGTGGGCATCTCGGGCCCGGGCGTGGTGCGCGCGGTCGTTGCGGCGATGCCGGAGACCGCTGACCTCACCGCGGTGGCCGAGGCCATCAAGGCCACCTCCTTCAAGATCACGCGTGCGGGCGAGCTCGTGGCGCGCGAGGCAGCCCGCCGCCTCGGCGTGGCGATGGGCATCGTGGACCTCTCGCTCGCTCCCACCCCCGCCGAGGGCGACAGCGTAGCCGACATCCTCGAAGCGATGGGCGTCGAGCGTTGTGGCGCGCCGGGTACCACCACTGCGCTCGCGCTCTTGAACGACGCCGTGAAGAAGGGTGGCGCGATGGGCACCTCATCGATCGGCGGCCTCTCGGGCGCGTTCATTCCCGTGTCCGAGGACGCAGGCATGGTGCGCGCGGTCGCCTGCGGCGCACTCAATCTTGAGAAGCTGGAAGCGATGACCGCGGTCTGCTCGGTGGGCCTCGACATGATCGCGATCCCCGGCGATACGCCCGCCGAGACGATCGCCGGTATCATCTCGGACGCCTGCGCGATCGGCGTCATCAACAACAAGACGACCGCAGCGCGGCTGATCCCCGTGGCCGGCAAGAAGGCCGGGGACCACGCGAGCTGGGGCGGCCTGCTCGGCGCGGCGCCCGTGATGGACGTCTCGGCCTGGAGCAGCGCGAAGCTCATCGCGCGCGGCGGGCGCATGCCCGCGCCACTCGGAAGCCTGCGCAATTAG
- a CDS encoding V-type ATPase subunit, producing MYGLAGIGDDIRYGYAVGRVRVLEGRLLSRATFERLLDAPDLREQKRILAETHMGRYIEDAETAADVEQALNASLADLYAEFLERADLPPAVVTFFQMPYDYANLRAALKARILGVGAGELSPLGSVPAEAFAGDGAELPDAMRNLLTMFDDAEEPPALDDVEALVDRAMFVALADAARASKVRFLRGLATLRIDLANARLLIRARAKGLRSAEVVSRLVPGGSKALVKLASGLTGMAPADLAAAIVDTRVLGGPNETELVDIERFDMMADSLVAERMLAARRSPGGAEPVLAYVLGREAEVLLLRTAVVGRLAGLDRESVRARLKERMS from the coding sequence GTGTACGGTCTGGCCGGCATAGGTGACGACATCCGCTACGGCTACGCCGTGGGGCGCGTGCGTGTGCTCGAAGGCCGGCTGCTGTCGCGCGCGACCTTCGAGCGGCTGCTCGATGCGCCGGATCTGCGCGAGCAGAAGCGGATCCTCGCCGAGACGCACATGGGCCGCTACATCGAAGACGCCGAGACCGCCGCCGACGTCGAACAGGCGCTCAACGCGTCGCTCGCCGACCTCTACGCCGAGTTCCTCGAGCGCGCCGACCTGCCTCCGGCGGTCGTCACGTTCTTCCAGATGCCGTACGACTATGCGAACCTGCGCGCCGCCTTGAAGGCGCGCATCCTCGGCGTTGGGGCAGGCGAGCTCTCCCCGCTCGGCTCGGTGCCTGCCGAGGCGTTTGCAGGCGACGGCGCGGAGCTGCCGGACGCGATGCGCAACCTGCTCACGATGTTCGACGATGCCGAGGAGCCGCCGGCGCTCGACGACGTTGAGGCGCTCGTGGACCGTGCGATGTTCGTGGCGCTTGCCGACGCGGCACGCGCGAGCAAGGTTCGCTTCCTGCGCGGACTTGCCACGTTGCGCATCGACCTAGCCAACGCGCGTCTGCTCATCCGGGCGCGTGCCAAGGGACTTCGCTCGGCCGAGGTGGTCTCTCGTCTCGTACCGGGCGGCTCGAAGGCGCTCGTGAAGCTCGCCTCCGGTCTGACGGGTATGGCTCCCGCCGATCTGGCCGCGGCGATCGTCGATACGCGCGTGCTCGGGGGGCCGAACGAGACCGAACTGGTGGATATCGAGCGCTTTGACATGATGGCTGACTCTCTCGTAGCCGAGCGCATGCTCGCGGCCCGGCGATCGCCCGGCGGTGCCGAGCCGGTGCTCGCGTACGTGCTTGGGCGTGAGGCCGAGGTGTTGCTGCTGCGCACGGCAGTGGTGGGCCGACTCGCCGGCCTCGACCGCGAGAGCGTGCGCGCCCGGTTGAAGGAGCGCATGTCATGA
- a CDS encoding DUF2808 domain-containing protein — MLRAGTARRRIALQALLAAVVAVALVPAPVAEAVTARGNFAITVTPNGTYNAATYDLGGFRTGNGETVTGYTLTFPSDTNASGATSPGAGDVVTVAADNRTVTVVLGTPIAQRTSFDIAFGNVVNPSTAGTYSIPSVTFTRQGTTNQTINISGETYGIVAAPYLSMTITTPGSGQTVDFGTIDPGVATSARQVSVQVVSSANYTIARTVGGSWTELGLLVSGTATGAKTAGTAGYVDDYVLTPLWTTDPEIPLTATVVYTVTQ; from the coding sequence ATGCTGCGCGCAGGCACGGCACGGCGGCGGATCGCGTTGCAGGCATTGCTTGCAGCGGTCGTCGCGGTCGCGCTGGTGCCAGCCCCGGTCGCCGAAGCCGTGACCGCCCGGGGCAACTTCGCCATCACGGTCACACCGAACGGCACGTACAACGCTGCCACCTACGATCTCGGCGGCTTCCGTACGGGCAACGGTGAGACGGTGACCGGCTACACACTGACCTTCCCGAGCGACACCAATGCCTCGGGCGCAACCTCCCCGGGCGCGGGTGACGTGGTGACGGTGGCCGCCGACAACCGAACGGTCACGGTCGTGCTCGGCACCCCCATCGCCCAGCGGACCAGCTTCGACATCGCGTTCGGGAATGTCGTGAACCCCTCAACCGCGGGCACGTACAGCATCCCGTCCGTGACGTTCACGCGTCAGGGGACGACGAACCAGACGATCAACATCAGCGGCGAAACGTACGGCATCGTGGCTGCTCCGTATCTCAGCATGACGATCACAACGCCTGGTTCGGGGCAGACCGTGGACTTCGGGACGATCGATCCGGGTGTCGCCACCTCGGCGAGACAGGTCAGCGTACAGGTCGTCTCCTCAGCAAACTACACCATCGCCCGCACGGTCGGCGGAAGCTGGACTGAGCTTGGACTGCTCGTATCGGGGACCGCCACGGGTGCGAAGACGGCCGGCACGGCCGGCTATGTCGACGACTACGTTCTGACGCCGCTGTGGACCACCGATCCGGAGATACCATTGACGGCGACCGTGGTCTACACGGTGACGCAGTGA
- a CDS encoding V-type ATP synthase subunit K, which yields MSDLFLKLSGADWALIGGGMAAILGGIGSAIGITIASSVVSGIVTEDGEKFGKLLPLAAMPGTQGIYGFITAILALSFFGLMDGSQIGMAGADGFKVFLACQPVGWLCLVTAIYQGKTGAAAAGVVARRSEDAGKALIFPALVETYAVLSLIVTILMMLGLQQAFGL from the coding sequence GTGAGCGATCTGTTCTTGAAGTTGAGCGGGGCCGACTGGGCGCTCATCGGTGGCGGCATGGCTGCCATCCTGGGCGGCATAGGCTCGGCTATCGGCATAACCATCGCCAGCTCGGTGGTCTCCGGAATCGTGACCGAGGACGGGGAGAAGTTCGGCAAGCTGCTCCCGCTCGCTGCCATGCCGGGCACCCAGGGCATCTACGGCTTCATCACGGCTATCCTCGCTCTGAGCTTCTTCGGGCTCATGGATGGCAGCCAGATCGGGATGGCCGGTGCGGACGGGTTCAAGGTGTTCCTTGCCTGCCAGCCGGTCGGCTGGTTGTGTCTGGTCACCGCGATCTACCAGGGCAAGACCGGGGCTGCAGCCGCAGGTGTCGTCGCGCGCCGCAGCGAGGACGCGGGCAAGGCTCTCATCTTCCCGGCGCTTGTCGAGACGTATGCGGTGCTCTCCCTCATCGTCACGATTCTGATGATGCTGGGTCTGCAGCAGGCCTTCGGACTCTAG
- a CDS encoding ACT domain-containing protein, protein MKTRAVLSVLGEDRVGIVAAIATALAENTVNIEDISQTIIDGIFSMTMLVTVDEDAHAFDDVQARLAEVAERIGMQITLQREDVFRFMHRV, encoded by the coding sequence ATGAAGACCAGAGCCGTCCTTTCCGTCCTCGGCGAAGACCGGGTGGGCATCGTTGCCGCCATCGCGACCGCGCTCGCCGAGAACACCGTGAACATCGAGGACATCAGCCAGACCATCATCGACGGCATCTTCTCGATGACGATGCTCGTCACGGTCGACGAGGACGCGCATGCCTTCGACGACGTGCAGGCGCGCCTGGCCGAGGTGGCCGAGCGCATCGGCATGCAGATCACGTTGCAGCGGGAGGACGTCTTCCGCTTCATGCACCGCGTGTAG
- a CDS encoding CapA family protein codes for MPARPTHRTEAGREARQLRRKRLIIVAASVFAVLAATAAAGFVVRHIGPSTAAPAEPTPTLDASAGIESTYSAVATVPPAPSGPTTITVAAVGDMHFDRQVRVLINKSGGTAPLAEVASQLAAADITVGNLESTLSDLGERRTDKDYTFKGDPRGVEALAAAGIDFVSLANNHALDCGTDAMLDTIARLDANGIGHSGAGADKAAAWAPAVRDVNGTTVAYLAFSHILPNGFVATNTRAGIAQGRMNMTEVEAAIRAADATYDYVLVSFHWGIENVDDCNAEQVTDAHKAIDAGADMVLAHHPHVIQAVEYYNGKLIAYSLGDFVFDHYSRKTGEAFVLEAEIGPSGIGAVRVTPVYLDQYGRPEYVTGQAAATILERLKAISAKRNTVVEISGDSAAVIP; via the coding sequence ATGCCCGCCAGACCCACACATCGAACCGAGGCAGGCCGTGAGGCCCGCCAGCTGAGGCGCAAGCGGCTCATCATCGTCGCTGCGTCGGTGTTCGCCGTACTCGCTGCAACCGCCGCCGCGGGGTTCGTAGTGCGCCACATCGGCCCCTCGACCGCGGCACCTGCCGAGCCGACCCCCACGCTCGACGCCTCCGCAGGGATCGAGTCCACGTACTCCGCCGTCGCCACCGTTCCCCCCGCGCCGTCGGGCCCCACGACCATCACGGTCGCAGCTGTGGGCGACATGCACTTTGACCGTCAGGTGCGGGTGCTCATCAACAAGTCAGGCGGCACCGCGCCGCTTGCCGAGGTGGCATCGCAACTCGCCGCTGCCGATATCACCGTGGGCAACCTGGAGAGCACGCTCTCCGACCTCGGTGAACGCCGCACCGACAAGGACTACACCTTTAAGGGCGACCCTCGCGGGGTGGAGGCACTCGCCGCTGCGGGCATCGACTTCGTCTCGCTCGCGAACAACCACGCGCTCGACTGCGGGACCGACGCCATGCTCGATACGATCGCCCGCCTCGACGCGAACGGCATCGGCCACTCCGGTGCGGGCGCCGACAAGGCCGCCGCGTGGGCGCCCGCCGTCCGCGATGTGAACGGCACGACAGTGGCCTACCTCGCGTTCTCGCACATCCTGCCGAACGGTTTCGTCGCCACGAACACGAGGGCGGGCATCGCGCAGGGCCGCATGAACATGACCGAGGTGGAGGCAGCCATCCGCGCGGCCGACGCCACGTACGACTACGTGCTCGTCTCGTTCCACTGGGGCATCGAGAACGTGGACGACTGCAACGCCGAACAAGTGACCGATGCGCACAAGGCGATCGATGCCGGTGCCGACATGGTTCTCGCCCACCACCCGCACGTCATCCAGGCGGTGGAGTACTACAACGGGAAGCTCATCGCCTACTCCCTCGGCGACTTCGTCTTCGACCACTACTCGCGCAAGACCGGCGAGGCGTTCGTGCTCGAGGCCGAGATCGGCCCCAGCGGCATCGGCGCGGTACGGGTGACGCCCGTGTACCTCGACCAGTACGGGAGGCCCGAGTACGTGACGGGCCAAGCTGCGGCGACCATTCTCGAACGGCTCAAGGCGATCTCCGCCAAGCGCAACACCGTGGTGGAGATATCCGGCGACTCGGCGGCGGTGATCCCGTGA
- a CDS encoding V-type ATP synthase subunit F, with protein MSGMRIAVLGDATSVAGFRPLGFEVIAVDRPEDARDRWPGIVRGGFGAVFVTEPVFAAIGDLVAEIADEPVPAVTVIPAAGSAGGVGAAKLDRAIERALGTSVPHREEEE; from the coding sequence ATGAGCGGGATGCGCATCGCCGTGCTGGGCGACGCCACGAGCGTGGCGGGCTTCCGGCCGCTCGGCTTCGAGGTGATCGCGGTCGATCGTCCGGAGGACGCGCGCGACCGGTGGCCGGGGATCGTGCGAGGCGGCTTTGGCGCGGTGTTCGTGACGGAGCCGGTCTTCGCGGCCATCGGCGACCTGGTCGCCGAGATCGCGGACGAGCCGGTTCCGGCAGTGACGGTGATACCTGCGGCCGGCAGTGCCGGCGGCGTAGGCGCGGCCAAGCTCGACCGCGCGATAGAGCGTGCACTCGGCACGTCGGTGCCTCACAGGGAAGAGGAAGAGTAG
- a CDS encoding V-type ATP synthase subunit A: MERGTIVKVAGPLVVAEGLSGARMFDLVRVGEQGLMGEIIEMRGDRASIQVYEETEGLGPGDPVEGTGAPLSVELGPGMLGAVYDGVQRPLDVLERIAGSYLTRGVSAPGLDREKRWAFTPTLSAGTHVTAGDIIGTVQENEVIEHRIMVPPGIEGELVSITSGEHTVTEPVAQLRLADGSTHDLIMMQSWPVRVPRPYARKISADEPLVTGTRVIDTFFPLVKGGVACIPGPFGAGKTVTQHQVAKWSNAQVVIFIGCGERGNEMTDVLMEFPELTDPYSGYPLMKRTVLVANTSNMPVAAREASVYTGITMAEYFRDMGYEVVLQADSTSRWAEAMREISGRLEEMPGEEGFPAYLGTRLAAFYERAGKVETLTSGETRTGSVSVVGSVSPPGGDLSEPVVQNTLRVVKVFWALQDTLAYERHFPAIDWLTSYSLYLEKLRLHWDADVSPEFRVRRDQCMAILQRESELAEIVRLVGLEALSAEEQILMETAKSIREDFLQQNAFREDDQFSSLAEQDLLLKTILLFHSKAIEAQAEGAPLKGIFAAPVRERIARAKYLTLKDIAVFDEIASEIETQLVSEDGEEA, translated from the coding sequence ATGGAACGTGGCACGATCGTGAAGGTCGCCGGACCCCTCGTGGTCGCCGAAGGCTTGAGCGGTGCGAGGATGTTCGACCTCGTCCGCGTGGGCGAACAAGGCCTGATGGGCGAGATCATCGAGATGCGCGGCGACCGCGCGTCGATCCAGGTGTACGAGGAGACCGAAGGCCTCGGCCCAGGCGATCCGGTGGAAGGCACCGGTGCGCCGCTGTCGGTCGAGCTCGGTCCGGGCATGCTCGGGGCCGTATATGACGGCGTGCAGCGCCCGCTCGATGTCCTCGAGCGGATCGCCGGCTCGTACCTCACGCGTGGCGTCTCGGCCCCGGGTCTCGACCGTGAGAAGCGCTGGGCGTTCACGCCCACGCTCTCGGCAGGCACGCACGTGACCGCAGGCGACATCATCGGCACCGTGCAGGAGAACGAGGTCATCGAGCACCGCATCATGGTGCCGCCGGGCATCGAGGGCGAACTGGTCTCGATCACGAGCGGTGAGCACACCGTGACCGAGCCGGTGGCGCAGCTCCGGCTGGCCGACGGCTCGACCCACGACCTCATCATGATGCAGTCGTGGCCGGTCCGCGTTCCGCGGCCGTACGCGCGCAAGATCTCGGCCGATGAGCCGCTCGTGACCGGCACGCGCGTGATCGACACGTTCTTCCCGCTCGTCAAAGGCGGTGTGGCGTGCATCCCCGGTCCGTTCGGCGCCGGCAAGACGGTCACGCAGCACCAGGTGGCCAAGTGGAGTAACGCCCAGGTGGTCATCTTCATCGGCTGCGGCGAGCGCGGCAACGAGATGACCGACGTGCTCATGGAATTCCCCGAACTCACGGACCCGTACTCGGGCTACCCGCTCATGAAGCGCACCGTTCTCGTGGCGAACACCTCCAACATGCCGGTGGCCGCGCGCGAGGCGAGCGTGTACACGGGCATCACTATGGCCGAGTACTTCCGCGACATGGGCTACGAGGTCGTGCTCCAGGCCGACTCCACCAGCCGCTGGGCGGAGGCGATGCGCGAGATCTCCGGCCGCCTCGAGGAGATGCCGGGTGAAGAAGGCTTCCCCGCGTACCTCGGCACCAGACTGGCAGCGTTCTACGAGCGGGCCGGGAAAGTCGAGACGCTGACCTCGGGCGAGACCCGCACGGGCAGCGTATCGGTCGTAGGTTCGGTGTCTCCTCCGGGCGGCGACCTGTCCGAGCCTGTGGTGCAGAACACCCTGCGAGTTGTGAAGGTCTTCTGGGCTCTCCAAGATACCCTGGCATACGAGCGCCACTTCCCGGCCATCGACTGGCTTACGAGCTACTCGCTCTACCTCGAGAAGCTGCGTCTGCACTGGGACGCGGACGTCTCGCCGGAGTTCCGCGTGCGCCGCGACCAGTGCATGGCGATCCTCCAGCGTGAGAGCGAGCTTGCCGAGATCGTGCGGCTCGTCGGCCTGGAAGCGCTCTCCGCCGAGGAGCAGATCCTCATGGAGACCGCCAAGTCCATCCGCGAGGACTTCCTGCAGCAGAACGCATTCCGCGAGGACGATCAGTTCTCATCGCTCGCCGAGCAAGACCTGTTGCTCAAGACGATCTTGCTCTTCCACTCCAAGGCTATCGAGGCACAGGCCGAGGGTGCGCCGCTCAAGGGCATCTTCGCGGCGCCGGTGCGCGAGCGGATCGCGCGGGCCAAGTACCTGACACTCAAAGACATCGCCGTCTTCGACGAGATTGCCTCGGAGATCGAGACGCAGCTCGTCAGCGAAGATGGGGAGGAGGCGTAA
- a CDS encoding V-type ATP synthase subunit I — MAVARMLKVTVLAHRSVMDDLVARMQRAGVLEIESQPAELPAVEVAADDERLRRLEEYFAYATFVRDFLASFHTSDRPFGAFVSEKIHLNTAEYEAMQADSTFLQVYRECEAISSQTATLERERARLKSLADDLLPWESLHLQISRWSGTEHVVLFTGIVPSAEGPAVRQALREVTPDVTVEELQSVRGRAAWVVMAHCSTLDEVQAALALTSFQEVSFPGLEDSPAEERAIALARVEEIGEELELLAASAYTLAEAHYEQSVALVEAVGSDIDAVRVREHFGKTDCTFVVSGWVRASRREELEAALAPLGTEVDVTLQEPAEDDNPPVELDNPRFIRPFEVLTDLYGLPRYDEIDPTPLLAPFFLAFFGICVGDVGYGLMLIAGAWYIKNKVDVAPGVKRFMDLLMVGGGGAMVMGVLFGSYFALDFSVIQKYAPPLAALRVLDPLDQLPTFLIITIALGITQVTFGVLLATYDLARRGDRAAAFFDQFSTVLLFVAIAVAVAVPSLTLPAIVIGVAGTAVFKGRALQAAMGSTDVPVWDRALGGAWLALVVGALTGWAFGLSLPLGWAVLALTVVGLAISKTTRRTLVALLGGLYAVYGMSAFIGDILSYTRLAALGLSGALVGMVFNTMAGMVIEGAGGLFESGGTGIIGGIVVVVLGSLVFVVGHIFNVVINLLGAFVHPARLQFVEFFSKFYQGGGRIHRPFAKRTKSLVLHAGEARQKGAGS, encoded by the coding sequence GTGGCCGTTGCGCGCATGCTCAAGGTCACGGTGCTCGCCCATCGTTCAGTGATGGACGACCTCGTGGCCCGCATGCAGCGAGCGGGGGTGCTCGAGATCGAGAGCCAGCCCGCCGAACTCCCGGCTGTTGAGGTCGCTGCCGACGATGAGCGGCTGCGCCGACTCGAGGAATACTTCGCATACGCGACTTTCGTGCGCGACTTTCTCGCGTCCTTCCACACCTCGGACCGCCCCTTCGGCGCATTCGTGTCCGAGAAGATCCATCTGAATACTGCCGAGTACGAGGCGATGCAGGCCGACTCCACGTTCCTGCAGGTCTACCGCGAGTGCGAGGCGATCTCCTCCCAGACCGCCACGCTCGAGCGAGAGCGCGCACGGCTCAAGTCGCTCGCCGACGATCTACTTCCGTGGGAGTCGCTGCACCTGCAGATCTCGCGGTGGAGCGGCACCGAGCATGTGGTGCTTTTCACTGGCATCGTGCCATCGGCCGAAGGTCCGGCCGTACGCCAGGCGCTGCGCGAGGTGACGCCCGACGTGACCGTCGAAGAGCTGCAGTCGGTACGCGGCAGGGCCGCGTGGGTCGTGATGGCGCACTGCTCGACGCTCGACGAGGTACAGGCGGCGCTGGCACTTACGAGCTTCCAGGAGGTTTCGTTCCCCGGGCTCGAGGACTCGCCGGCCGAGGAGCGCGCGATCGCGCTCGCTCGCGTCGAGGAGATCGGCGAGGAGCTGGAGCTGCTCGCCGCGTCGGCATACACGCTCGCCGAAGCACACTACGAGCAATCGGTGGCCCTCGTTGAAGCGGTCGGCTCCGATATCGATGCCGTTCGCGTACGGGAGCACTTCGGCAAGACCGATTGCACCTTCGTGGTGAGCGGCTGGGTGCGGGCGTCGCGGCGAGAGGAGCTTGAGGCGGCACTGGCGCCGCTCGGCACAGAGGTCGACGTCACGCTCCAGGAGCCGGCCGAAGACGACAACCCGCCGGTCGAACTCGACAACCCGCGGTTCATCCGCCCGTTCGAGGTTCTGACCGACCTGTACGGCCTGCCCCGCTACGACGAGATAGACCCCACGCCGCTCCTCGCGCCGTTCTTCCTGGCGTTCTTCGGGATCTGTGTCGGCGATGTCGGCTACGGGCTCATGCTCATCGCGGGTGCCTGGTACATCAAGAACAAGGTCGACGTGGCCCCCGGGGTCAAGCGGTTCATGGACCTGCTGATGGTGGGCGGCGGTGGAGCCATGGTGATGGGCGTGCTGTTCGGCTCATACTTCGCGCTGGACTTCTCTGTGATCCAGAAGTACGCGCCGCCGCTCGCTGCGCTGCGGGTCCTCGATCCGCTCGACCAATTGCCGACGTTCCTCATCATCACCATCGCGCTCGGCATCACACAGGTCACCTTCGGCGTGCTGCTCGCCACATACGATCTCGCACGCCGCGGCGACCGGGCCGCCGCGTTCTTCGACCAGTTCTCCACGGTACTGCTCTTCGTCGCCATCGCCGTGGCGGTAGCAGTCCCCTCGCTCACGCTCCCGGCAATCGTGATCGGCGTTGCCGGGACGGCCGTCTTCAAGGGCCGTGCACTCCAGGCAGCGATGGGTTCGACCGACGTGCCGGTGTGGGACCGGGCGCTCGGGGGTGCGTGGCTTGCGCTGGTAGTAGGTGCGCTCACCGGCTGGGCGTTCGGGCTGAGCCTGCCGCTGGGGTGGGCGGTCCTCGCGCTTACGGTCGTGGGACTCGCCATCTCGAAGACGACGCGGCGCACCCTGGTCGCGTTGCTCGGCGGCCTGTACGCGGTTTACGGGATGTCGGCGTTCATCGGCGACATCCTCTCCTATACCCGGCTGGCAGCGCTCGGTCTGTCCGGCGCGCTGGTCGGCATGGTGTTCAACACCATGGCGGGCATGGTCATTGAGGGTGCCGGAGGGCTGTTCGAAAGCGGCGGCACGGGTATCATCGGCGGCATCGTGGTCGTGGTCCTCGGCTCTCTGGTCTTTGTGGTCGGCCACATCTTCAACGTGGTCATCAACCTGCTCGGCGCGTTCGTACACCCGGCGCGTCTGCAGTTCGTCGAGTTCTTCAGCAAGTTCTACCAGGGCGGGGGGCGGATCCACCGCCCGTTCGCGAAGAGGACGAAGTCACTCGTGTTGCATGCCGGCGAAGCCCGGCAGAAAGGAGCGGGATCGTGA
- a CDS encoding DUF951 domain-containing protein has translation MTVPITPIKLGDVVRLKKPHPCGTNEWEITKLGMDIGLRCVGCDRKVRLERYEFDRRFRGFITREGSGGGAG, from the coding sequence GTGACCGTCCCCATCACGCCCATCAAGCTTGGCGATGTGGTGCGCCTCAAGAAGCCGCACCCGTGCGGCACCAATGAGTGGGAGATCACCAAGCTCGGGATGGACATCGGCCTCCGGTGCGTGGGATGCGACCGCAAGGTCCGCCTCGAGCGCTACGAGTTCGACCGGCGGTTCCGGGGCTTCATCACCCGCGAGGGGAGCGGCGGAGGGGCCGGGTAG